From a region of the Nonlabens sp. Hel1_33_55 genome:
- a CDS encoding DUF805 domain-containing protein, producing MSDLNQPASNSNYQPTRHHRPEDGTVASKGMMDYVKTCFNKYADFNGRARRSEFWYFYLFNIIVFFALYIPVIALLVAESDLVILPGILLGIYGLGVILPTLAVIVRRLHDTGRSGWYYLMALIPLVGNIILLIFWVEDSKPGTNEWGPNPKAMAQDNFENDAFV from the coding sequence ATGTCAGATCTCAATCAACCAGCATCCAACTCAAACTACCAACCCACAAGACATCACCGTCCAGAAGATGGAACCGTTGCATCTAAGGGAATGATGGATTATGTCAAGACGTGCTTCAATAAATACGCAGACTTTAATGGACGCGCTCGTCGTTCAGAATTTTGGTATTTCTATCTCTTCAATATCATCGTATTCTTTGCACTTTACATTCCTGTTATTGCTTTACTAGTTGCGGAAAGTGATTTAGTGATACTTCCTGGAATTTTACTGGGTATCTATGGGTTGGGAGTTATACTGCCTACTCTTGCTGTCATAGTTCGTAGACTGCATGATACTGGTCGTAGCGGCTGGTATTATTTAATGGCTTTGATACCGCTCGTTGGTAATATTATATTGTTGATTTTTTGGGTTGAAGACAGCAAGCCAGGAACCAACGAATGGGGTCCCAATCCTAAAGCCATGGCTCAAGATAATTTTGAAAACGATGCTTTTGTTTAG
- the crcB gene encoding fluoride efflux transporter CrcB, whose translation MLKSLIFVFIGGGLGSCLRFAFSIWMNNESIKWIPTLTVNVIGCLLLGSFLALNDKSQLSESTFLLLAVGFCGGLTTFSTFSAELYFLLKQTAYLQALSYFLLSTSLGITAVFVSYQWIKSMN comes from the coding sequence ATGCTCAAGAGTTTAATCTTTGTATTTATTGGTGGTGGTTTAGGCAGTTGTTTAAGGTTTGCCTTTTCCATCTGGATGAATAATGAAAGTATCAAATGGATTCCTACACTTACGGTAAATGTAATAGGATGTCTCTTACTGGGCAGTTTTCTTGCTCTTAATGACAAAAGCCAGCTATCAGAATCTACATTCTTATTGCTGGCTGTTGGTTTTTGTGGTGGCCTGACGACCTTCAGCACATTTTCTGCTGAATTATATTTTTTATTAAAACAAACTGCTTACTTGCAAGCACTCAGCTATTTTTTGCTAAGTACGAGTTTAGGCATAACCGCAGTTTTTGTTTCTTATCAATGGATCAAATCCATGAATTAA
- a CDS encoding response regulator, whose translation MIQLIIVEDHESLIDGLKLLFANDPEIEVVATAQDGVELVKLLDYKQAHVILTDISMPRMNGVEVCKKVKEIDPHTKVIAFTMFDDDQAVRDMIDAGAEGYILKIRPLSVVREAILTVMQGNNYMDSAITIVPTSKKSYDADELLSNTEREILKLIAAGNQSSEIAEIRHCAVGTIHKHRKNMIQKLGLHGKGELLRYALQKHEHYK comes from the coding sequence ATGATTCAGCTTATCATTGTTGAAGATCACGAGTCACTCATCGATGGATTGAAATTGCTTTTTGCGAACGATCCAGAAATAGAAGTTGTAGCCACTGCACAAGATGGTGTGGAACTTGTAAAACTTTTAGATTATAAACAAGCTCACGTTATCCTTACTGATATAAGCATGCCCAGAATGAATGGCGTCGAGGTCTGCAAAAAGGTGAAAGAGATTGATCCCCATACTAAAGTGATTGCATTTACCATGTTTGATGATGACCAAGCCGTTAGAGATATGATCGACGCTGGAGCAGAAGGTTACATTCTCAAAATACGACCTTTATCTGTTGTTAGGGAAGCCATTCTTACCGTTATGCAAGGAAATAATTATATGGATAGCGCCATCACGATTGTCCCTACTTCTAAAAAGTCATATGACGCAGACGAATTACTTTCTAATACAGAGCGTGAGATCCTTAAACTTATAGCGGCTGGTAATCAGTCTTCAGAAATTGCGGAGATTAGACACTGTGCCGTGGGAACGATCCACAAACACCGCAAAAATATGATTCAGAAATTGGGCTTGCACGGTAAAGGTGAATTGTTGCGGTATGCCTTGCAAAAACATGAACACTATAAATAA
- a CDS encoding endo alpha-1,4 polygalactosaminidase — protein MKSRSFLGYIFILLGLLSCSSEEDYDTGMDPNNPPVQTGNGRFENGIFIPTPGTTFEWRLDDLPNNFQANVDVIDIDAFAATPELVANLQAQGTKVIAYLSVGSFENFREDAGSFPAGIKGNRYEDFPDENWLDVRQIDIIGPIMEARLDMIKAKGFDGIEPDNINGYQNNTGFNLTEQDAITYSKWLIREAHERGLSIAQKNAEELIPIMVNEFDWFLAEDAYVENFYQQLEPYINANKAVFLVEYTDRINRANFNRDVCPVATQLQYTSLLKNRDLTNTTFYCY, from the coding sequence ATGAAATCAAGATCATTTTTAGGCTATATTTTTATCCTGTTAGGGTTACTTTCTTGCTCTAGTGAGGAAGATTATGACACTGGAATGGATCCTAATAATCCACCAGTGCAAACAGGAAATGGAAGGTTTGAAAATGGAATTTTCATCCCTACACCAGGAACTACATTTGAATGGCGATTGGATGATCTTCCAAATAACTTTCAGGCAAATGTTGATGTTATTGACATTGATGCTTTTGCAGCTACTCCAGAATTAGTGGCTAACCTACAAGCCCAAGGCACAAAAGTCATTGCATATCTATCGGTGGGAAGTTTTGAAAATTTCAGAGAAGATGCCGGCTCATTCCCTGCAGGTATTAAAGGAAACAGATATGAAGATTTTCCAGATGAGAATTGGCTAGATGTTAGACAGATTGATATCATAGGTCCGATTATGGAAGCTAGACTGGACATGATTAAAGCTAAAGGCTTTGACGGCATTGAACCTGACAACATTAACGGCTATCAAAATAATACAGGTTTCAACTTAACCGAGCAAGATGCCATCACCTATTCCAAATGGCTTATAAGAGAAGCTCATGAACGTGGTTTAAGCATCGCTCAAAAAAATGCAGAAGAACTTATACCTATAATGGTAAACGAATTCGATTGGTTCCTTGCAGAAGATGCTTATGTAGAGAACTTCTATCAGCAATTAGAACCGTACATCAATGCCAATAAAGCCGTATTTCTTGTCGAGTATACAGATAGAATAAACCGGGCAAATTTTAATCGCGATGTTTGTCCCGTAGCTACTCAATTACAATATACCAGCCTTTTAAAAAACCGGGATCTTACAAACACGACTTTTTACTGCTATTAA
- a CDS encoding sensor histidine kinase — MRLILVLLIFVCSTSFAQTNLLDEVRSLNYLGKYKEGNEVLITIDTVGFNRLNRAKYLYEVALCKINLEGEVVKSYQVLLDAKKLLGNRNYDLLFKLNDELIYAQLSFDDSENTANELMAENCAIAEKTQDPKHVIYCNSYKFYQINNEDPFKFQKQLALLHEDRVIAEESNLKVIHGNTLINIATIHDKAEQFDSAMIYYEKSRAYVENKEYLPTKIAFFNNIANTLNSLGRYDEAIENLNKALLLSKDQAINPSKLNIYYNLAQNYDLNQEYKKGIEAYKDYISYYDSLNRTERLKAVQELEAKYQVQERKLENAELSADNERQKTMIISIAGSALVLLLGGIFVYKNQDKKRRLALQETELEKQRADNLMKNQELATIDAMIAGQEKERKNLASELHDDLGSSLTTIRLYFENLKDHFKEDTSKEIYTRTDKLLEETYATIRGMSHSRHNGVLASKGLIPTVQKLAQNLTDTGKIKVTVYSHEMDRNIENSLELNIFRMIQELLSNVVKHAGATAATVNVIGSAKSINLMVEDNGKGFKAKIDQKSDGMGLYSIEKRVEEMDGTMEIDSSAGHGTTITIEIPIL, encoded by the coding sequence ATGAGATTAATTTTAGTCCTCTTAATTTTTGTTTGCTCTACGAGTTTTGCCCAGACCAATCTTTTAGACGAAGTGCGTAGCCTAAACTATTTGGGTAAATACAAAGAAGGTAATGAAGTCTTAATCACGATTGATACTGTTGGGTTTAACAGGCTCAATAGAGCAAAATACCTTTATGAGGTTGCCCTTTGCAAAATTAACTTGGAAGGTGAAGTAGTCAAATCCTATCAGGTTTTACTAGATGCCAAAAAACTACTAGGCAATCGAAATTATGACTTACTTTTTAAATTGAATGATGAGCTCATTTATGCTCAGCTTTCTTTTGATGACAGTGAAAATACTGCCAATGAGCTAATGGCTGAAAATTGTGCCATAGCAGAAAAAACTCAGGACCCTAAACATGTCATTTATTGCAACAGTTATAAGTTTTACCAAATTAATAATGAAGATCCATTTAAATTCCAAAAGCAATTAGCATTATTACATGAGGATCGAGTGATTGCTGAAGAGTCTAATCTAAAAGTCATTCATGGGAATACGCTTATAAATATCGCAACGATTCATGATAAAGCAGAGCAATTTGATTCTGCAATGATTTATTATGAGAAATCCCGAGCATACGTAGAGAATAAGGAATACTTACCAACTAAAATTGCCTTCTTCAATAACATAGCAAATACCTTGAATAGTCTAGGCAGGTACGATGAAGCCATTGAGAATTTGAACAAAGCGTTGCTATTATCAAAAGATCAAGCTATCAACCCTTCAAAACTAAATATCTATTATAATCTTGCACAAAATTATGATCTCAATCAAGAATATAAGAAAGGTATCGAGGCCTATAAGGATTACATTTCTTATTATGATTCACTTAATAGAACAGAACGCCTAAAAGCAGTTCAAGAATTAGAAGCCAAATATCAAGTCCAAGAACGCAAACTTGAAAATGCCGAGTTAAGTGCAGACAATGAGCGTCAAAAAACGATGATCATTTCCATTGCTGGTAGCGCATTGGTATTGCTTCTTGGTGGAATATTTGTATATAAGAATCAAGACAAAAAACGACGACTGGCTTTACAGGAAACTGAACTTGAAAAACAACGCGCAGATAACTTGATGAAAAATCAAGAACTTGCCACCATAGACGCCATGATCGCTGGTCAGGAAAAAGAACGTAAAAATTTGGCAAGCGAGCTACATGATGACCTGGGCAGTTCTTTGACCACGATCAGGCTTTACTTTGAAAATCTCAAAGATCATTTTAAAGAAGATACCTCAAAAGAAATCTATACACGTACAGATAAGTTGCTAGAAGAAACCTATGCCACCATACGCGGTATGTCGCACAGTAGGCATAATGGTGTGCTGGCAAGTAAAGGCTTGATCCCAACAGTTCAAAAGTTGGCACAAAACCTAACCGATACAGGCAAAATAAAGGTCACCGTTTACAGTCATGAGATGGATCGCAATATTGAAAATTCACTGGAACTCAATATTTTCAGAATGATTCAGGAATTGCTTAGTAATGTTGTCAAACATGCTGGTGCCACTGCTGCGACGGTCAATGTGATAGGCTCTGCAAAAAGCATCAATCTTATGGTAGAAGATAATGGTAAGGGTTTCAAGGCAAAAATTGATCAAAAATCAGATGGTATGGGATTGTACAGCATAGAAAAACGTGTAGAGGAAATGGACGGGACTATGGAAATAGATTCCAGCGCTGGACATGGAACCACCATCACCATTGAAATTCCCATATTATGA
- a CDS encoding SRPBCC family protein, whose amino-acid sequence MKALKYIFILLLVVIIAGAIYFSLQDGHYDVSRSAVVEAPKSLVYEQLADLKKWENWDAYRNEEDMEVTYRDQTAGVDGAYSFTDEYGTGTITITKLDPNKSMEMDFVYEHSMGKSEAQIDYQLVEVEDGTQVTMHVEGDQTLVDKIFNKVTGTDMEQELGDIYDESLVNLDTYLQEKMDQYTISPDGLIDYGGGYYLYMSTSSTMENFTRLQTQMLQKIRSYMSSNNIDSYGAPMVIYEKFDETRENVIFSAGIPVKDRVITAVNSTILCGFQEPGRAVKITLKGDYKYLPEAWQIGEGFITVNGLERSEQPPFEFYKTDSYKEANPANYLTEVYLPVL is encoded by the coding sequence ATGAAAGCCCTCAAATATATTTTCATTTTACTGCTGGTAGTGATCATCGCCGGCGCCATTTATTTCTCGTTACAAGACGGTCATTATGATGTCAGTAGATCTGCTGTAGTTGAAGCTCCCAAAAGTCTGGTTTACGAACAACTCGCTGACTTGAAAAAATGGGAGAACTGGGATGCTTATAGAAATGAGGAAGATATGGAGGTCACTTACCGTGACCAGACCGCTGGCGTGGATGGCGCCTATTCCTTTACAGATGAGTACGGTACTGGTACTATAACCATAACAAAACTGGACCCAAACAAATCCATGGAAATGGATTTTGTGTATGAACACAGCATGGGAAAATCAGAAGCCCAGATTGATTATCAGCTCGTAGAGGTTGAAGATGGAACTCAAGTGACCATGCACGTAGAAGGTGACCAAACACTTGTGGACAAAATTTTCAACAAGGTTACTGGTACTGATATGGAACAGGAACTGGGTGATATCTATGATGAGAGCTTGGTAAATCTTGACACTTATCTTCAAGAAAAGATGGATCAATATACCATTAGCCCAGATGGATTGATTGATTATGGTGGCGGCTATTATTTATATATGTCAACCAGCAGCACCATGGAAAATTTTACAAGGCTGCAAACCCAAATGCTGCAAAAAATAAGAAGCTACATGAGTAGCAACAATATTGATAGTTATGGAGCGCCTATGGTGATCTATGAAAAATTTGATGAGACTAGAGAGAACGTTATCTTTTCGGCAGGGATTCCTGTTAAGGATCGCGTCATCACTGCTGTAAATTCTACCATACTATGTGGTTTTCAAGAACCAGGTAGAGCGGTAAAAATCACCTTAAAGGGCGATTATAAATATTTACCAGAAGCATGGCAGATAGGTGAAGGATTTATCACGGTAAATGGTTTGGAACGCTCTGAACAGCCGCCGTTTGAATTCTACAAAACAGACTCCTACAAAGAGGCTAATCCAGCAAATTATTTGACTGAGGTCTATTTACCTGTGCTATAA
- a CDS encoding endonuclease/exonuclease/phosphatase family protein — translation MNWRITFQIIGLIAALLSLVPLFAADFWWIRVFDFPHLQLAAFTLIAIILYFFTFKPRWIKDYLYIGILIGCFAFQMTKIYKFLPISSNEVLASTEGISENKEFTVFTANVLESNESSEKLFKDIQDQNPDIILFTETNSRWLNTISSKIGQDYPYKVEQPQDNTYGMILYSKLPIRNSSINFMVDEGIPSIDAQIQLKDGNWFQLLAIHPTPPMPQHNPKSTDRDTELMRTAIKSYNSDLPVVVLGDFNDVAWSDPTELTKKIGKLLDYRLGRGFYNTFHAQYPIIMRWNLDHILTSSEFRYKNAGTGSDYGSDHFPVFVTLTYEPELAKEQEASEPTENEWKRAKDQMSEKGIESFTELPPAFEELMDN, via the coding sequence ATGAACTGGAGAATTACATTTCAAATTATAGGTTTAATTGCGGCATTATTGTCACTAGTTCCGTTATTCGCTGCAGACTTTTGGTGGATTAGAGTATTCGATTTCCCACACCTTCAATTGGCTGCGTTTACCTTAATTGCCATCATCCTTTATTTCTTTACTTTCAAACCACGATGGATTAAGGATTACCTATACATTGGTATTCTAATAGGTTGTTTTGCCTTTCAAATGACAAAGATCTATAAGTTCTTACCCATAAGTAGTAATGAGGTTTTAGCAAGTACTGAAGGAATTTCTGAAAATAAAGAATTCACAGTATTCACAGCAAACGTTCTTGAATCCAATGAGAGTAGTGAAAAGCTTTTCAAAGATATACAAGATCAAAATCCAGATATAATTCTCTTCACTGAAACTAATAGCAGATGGCTCAATACAATAAGTAGTAAAATAGGCCAAGATTACCCTTACAAGGTGGAACAGCCTCAAGACAATACTTACGGAATGATATTGTACTCAAAACTACCAATTCGTAATTCATCAATCAACTTTATGGTTGATGAAGGGATACCTTCAATTGATGCACAAATACAGTTGAAAGATGGCAACTGGTTCCAATTACTGGCTATACATCCAACTCCACCTATGCCGCAACACAATCCTAAGAGTACCGATCGTGATACCGAGTTGATGAGAACGGCCATTAAGAGTTATAATTCAGATCTTCCAGTAGTAGTTCTAGGAGACTTTAATGATGTCGCGTGGTCTGACCCAACTGAGTTGACTAAAAAGATAGGAAAACTGCTTGACTATCGCCTTGGACGTGGATTTTACAACACCTTTCATGCGCAGTATCCTATCATTATGCGCTGGAACTTAGATCATATATTAACGTCATCAGAATTTAGATACAAGAACGCTGGTACAGGTTCAGATTATGGTAGTGATCATTTTCCAGTATTTGTTACTTTGACCTACGAGCCAGAACTGGCTAAGGAGCAGGAAGCATCAGAGCCTACAGAAAATGAGTGGAAGAGAGCTAAGGATCAAATGAGTGAAAAAGGTATCGAAAGTTTTACAGAACTTCCTCCAGCATTTGAAGAGCTTATGGACAACTGA
- a CDS encoding M28 family peptidase encodes MKFLPIFILASGLSFAQVPSANQQDIYKIIDEVSADRIESDVRRLAGFGTRNTFSDTISDTRGIGAARRWIKAEFDKISADCGGCLEVFYQKDLVTKEMSNRIPMDTYVVNVVAIQRGSTNPNDFVMMSGDIDSRNSDGSDFTKDAPGANDNASGMAGTIEAARVLSKRKFRNSIVYVGLSGEEQGLFGGKGLAEYAKEKEWNVIGFLNNDMIGNIEGVDGVIDNREFRIFSEPTDPTETERERNGRRFYGGEVDGISRQLARYIHKSVQNYMPEMKPMMVYRLDRFGRGGHHRPFNDLGFAGIRIMEAHENYTQQHQDIRVENGIAYGDVVEHVNFPYAKKLTAVNAINLAQLAWAPTRPENVRIGGIVEADAKLAWEKVPGAVGYKIYWRDTTSPTWDNSRYVGDITEFTLKGIVIDNSFFGVAAVAADGTESVVSFPSGTMR; translated from the coding sequence ATGAAGTTTCTTCCTATTTTCATTCTTGCAAGTGGTTTATCGTTTGCCCAAGTTCCTTCTGCAAATCAGCAGGATATTTATAAGATCATTGACGAGGTCAGTGCAGATCGTATTGAAAGTGATGTGCGCAGGCTGGCTGGATTTGGTACTCGCAACACCTTTTCTGATACCATAAGTGATACTCGTGGGATAGGTGCCGCGAGACGCTGGATCAAAGCAGAATTTGATAAAATCAGCGCCGACTGTGGTGGATGCCTCGAGGTATTCTATCAAAAAGATCTTGTGACCAAAGAGATGAGCAATCGTATACCCATGGATACCTATGTAGTCAATGTGGTCGCTATCCAGCGTGGATCAACGAACCCGAACGATTTTGTAATGATGAGTGGTGACATCGATTCCCGTAACAGCGATGGATCTGATTTTACTAAAGATGCTCCTGGAGCAAATGATAACGCCAGCGGTATGGCTGGTACCATTGAAGCCGCTCGAGTATTGAGCAAGCGCAAGTTTAGAAATTCCATTGTTTATGTTGGGTTGAGTGGTGAGGAACAAGGACTCTTCGGTGGGAAAGGACTGGCTGAATATGCCAAAGAAAAGGAATGGAACGTCATAGGTTTTTTAAACAATGACATGATAGGAAATATTGAAGGTGTGGATGGTGTGATTGATAATCGCGAATTCAGAATCTTCTCTGAACCAACTGACCCGACCGAGACTGAGCGCGAGCGCAATGGCCGTCGTTTCTATGGCGGCGAGGTAGATGGGATCTCCAGACAGCTAGCTAGGTACATTCACAAAAGCGTGCAGAATTACATGCCAGAGATGAAGCCTATGATGGTGTATCGATTGGATCGTTTTGGTCGTGGTGGACACCATAGACCATTTAATGATTTAGGTTTTGCAGGAATCAGAATAATGGAAGCGCATGAAAATTATACACAGCAGCATCAAGATATTAGAGTAGAAAATGGCATCGCTTATGGAGATGTAGTAGAGCATGTTAACTTCCCTTATGCTAAGAAACTTACTGCAGTAAATGCAATCAACCTGGCACAACTCGCATGGGCTCCTACCCGACCAGAAAATGTAAGAATAGGCGGTATTGTTGAGGCAGACGCAAAACTGGCTTGGGAAAAAGTTCCTGGAGCGGTAGGCTATAAAATCTACTGGAGAGATACTACAAGTCCTACTTGGGATAATTCCAGATATGTAGGCGACATCACAGAATTTACACTAAAAGGTATCGTAATTGATAATTCATTTTTTGGTGTGGCAGCTGTAGCAGCTGACGGTACTGAAAGTGTCGTATCCTTTCCCTCAGGAACCATGCGCTAA
- a CDS encoding mechanosensitive ion channel family protein, with product MEDFNTGSIVALALEYGLPILKAIIAYIIGAWLIKRFIKLARKVMTKRDYELTLQKFLVNILTWGAWILLILAIIGILGVPTAGFAAVLGGMALAIGLALQGSLSNFAGGVLLLLFKPFKVGDVVEAQGITGTISEIDILQTKVITFERKLAIIPNGPLLNGNIINHDGTGILRCQASIGVSYDADIPKVKEALMNLCKSHPLVLEDPAPLIQVAENADSSININVRPYTLSNDVWTVYWYLQENFKPTLDAIGVEIPYPHQVEIHKEA from the coding sequence ATGGAAGATTTCAATACCGGAAGCATCGTTGCACTTGCCCTAGAATATGGCTTGCCTATTTTAAAGGCGATCATCGCATATATCATTGGTGCCTGGTTAATTAAAAGATTTATCAAATTAGCTCGTAAGGTCATGACCAAGCGTGATTATGAGCTGACGCTGCAGAAATTCCTAGTCAACATTCTGACATGGGGTGCGTGGATACTTTTGATTTTGGCGATTATAGGAATTTTAGGAGTTCCAACCGCTGGATTTGCGGCTGTTCTTGGTGGTATGGCTCTTGCTATAGGCCTTGCATTACAAGGATCCTTATCTAACTTTGCCGGTGGTGTTCTACTTCTCTTGTTCAAACCTTTCAAGGTAGGCGATGTGGTAGAAGCTCAAGGAATTACTGGTACGATATCTGAAATTGATATCCTTCAAACTAAAGTGATCACTTTTGAACGCAAGCTAGCTATCATTCCTAACGGTCCATTACTCAACGGTAATATTATCAATCATGATGGTACTGGTATACTTAGATGTCAGGCATCGATAGGTGTGAGTTATGATGCTGACATTCCTAAGGTAAAAGAGGCATTAATGAATCTTTGTAAGTCTCATCCTCTAGTGTTAGAAGATCCGGCTCCATTGATTCAAGTTGCTGAAAATGCAGATAGCAGTATTAATATTAATGTAAGACCGTATACTCTATCTAATGATGTATGGACGGTTTACTGGTACTTGCAGGAGAACTTCAAACCTACATTAGATGCCATAGGTGTTGAGATACCTTATCCTCATCAGGTGGAGATTCATAAAGAGGCTTAA
- a CDS encoding DUF302 domain-containing protein: MIRLFILSCLLITSCSDDDAADNLPVTTGANYSFSRAEFDETYSLLVSSLRDAGPVSIVAQVDHRSNASRVNQELRNTSTVFFGNPALGTPFMQQNQQAGLDLPQKFAVYENENELTTVIYNSVDYLNARHGVDPESGDMVAQALSNFASSATDNSVRSNGTRVSLNQGVRTVVSDQDFETTYSTLISTLQSNSNISIVAELDHQANAASVNMTLRPTRVVIFGNPALGTPLLQEGSSIALDLPQKMLVYESADGSVNIAYNDAVYIAQRHGISGQSENLETINMALSNLANTAAGR, from the coding sequence ATGATACGTCTATTTATATTGAGTTGCTTACTGATAACAAGTTGTAGCGATGATGATGCCGCAGATAACCTACCTGTAACTACCGGAGCGAACTACAGTTTTTCCCGCGCAGAATTTGATGAAACTTATTCATTGCTGGTAAGCAGTCTACGCGATGCAGGACCAGTAAGCATTGTGGCGCAAGTGGATCATAGAAGTAATGCATCTAGAGTAAATCAAGAATTGCGTAATACGAGCACCGTATTTTTTGGAAATCCTGCGTTGGGAACACCTTTTATGCAGCAAAATCAGCAAGCTGGACTTGATCTACCACAAAAATTTGCGGTCTACGAAAATGAAAATGAATTGACGACAGTCATCTATAATTCAGTTGACTATCTGAATGCTAGACATGGAGTGGATCCAGAATCTGGAGATATGGTGGCACAGGCATTAAGCAATTTTGCCAGTAGTGCTACAGATAATTCGGTTAGAAGTAATGGTACACGCGTTTCACTCAATCAAGGTGTGCGAACGGTTGTTAGTGATCAGGATTTTGAAACGACTTATTCCACTTTAATTTCTACACTGCAGTCTAATTCCAACATTTCTATCGTTGCAGAGCTTGATCATCAAGCAAATGCGGCTAGTGTAAATATGACGTTGAGACCAACTAGGGTTGTGATCTTCGGCAATCCGGCCTTAGGAACGCCTTTACTGCAAGAAGGTAGCTCTATTGCATTAGACCTTCCACAGAAAATGCTGGTGTATGAATCTGCAGATGGTTCGGTTAATATCGCTTACAATGATGCTGTCTATATAGCGCAACGTCACGGGATTTCTGGTCAGTCAGAAAATTTAGAAACCATCAATATGGCTTTGAGTAATCTTGCAAATACTGCGGCAGGACGTTAA